Proteins from one Aquila chrysaetos chrysaetos chromosome 5, bAquChr1.4, whole genome shotgun sequence genomic window:
- the FEZF1 gene encoding fez family zinc finger protein 1 → MDNSGHHTATKILATPPARESLSARSNMISTPKPLAFSIERIMARTPEPRSIPVPQLLHGSVAKGDPKHPLHLNSSIPCMIPFVPVAYDPLPKAAVAGAEPRKAHLDSSSSPSFSCGDLLNCALSLKGDFPRDALPLQQYKLVRPRVVNHSSFHAMGALCYFNRGDSPCHPSASVNIHPVASYFLSSPLHPQPKAYLAERNKLVLPAADKYPAGVAFKDLSQAQLQHYMKESAQILSEKIAYKTSEFSRGSPSSKPKVFTCEVCGKVFNAHYNLTRHMPVHTGARPFVCKVCGKGFRQASTLCRHKIIHTQEKPHKCNQCGKAFNRSSTLNTHTRIHAGYKPFVCEFCGKGFHQKGNYKNHKLTHSGEKQFKCNICNKAFHQVYNLTFHMHTHNDKKPFTCPTCGKGFCRNFDLKKHVRKLHDSALGLPRPPAELGGPDQPPPPRAAAAGPAAAPAVREGGGRQRGAPLRRWEPPPPPARLFACTC, encoded by the exons ATGGACAATAGTGGCCACCACACGGCGACCAAAATCCTAGCGACTCCTCCGGCCAGAGAAAGCCTGTCTGCCAGGAGCAACATGATCAGCACGCCCAAGCCCCTCGCCTTCTCCATTGAGCGCATCATGGCGCGGACGCCGGAGCCGCGCTCCATCCCCGTCCCGCAGCTCCTCCACGGCTCCGTGGCCAAAGGCGACCCCAAGCACCCGCTGCACCTCAACTCCTCCATCCCCTGCATGATCCCCTTTGTCCCGGTGGCGTACGACCCCCTGCCCAAAGCGGCGGTGGCCGGAGCGGAACCCAGGAAGGCTCACTTAGACTCCTCTTCCTCGCCCTCCTTTAGCTGCGGCGATCTCTTGAACTGTGCCCTGAGCTTGAAAGGCGATTTCCCCCGCGATGCCCTGCCCTTGCAGCAGTACAAACTGGTAAGACCCCGAGTGGTCAATCACTCCTCCTTCCACGCCATGGGAGCCCTGTGCTATTTCAACCGAGGCGACAGCCCCTGTCACCCGTCCGCCAGTGTCAACATCCACCCGGTGGCTTCTTATTTCCTCAGCTCTCCCTTGCACCCGCAGCCCAAGGCTTACCTGGCGGAGCGGAACAAGCTGGTGCTGCCGGCCGCGGACAAGTACCCGGCGGGGGTAGCCTTCAAGGACTTGTCGCAGGCTCAGCTGCAGCATTACATGAAAGAAAGCGCTCAGATCCTCTCGGAAAAAATCGCCTACAAGACCTCGGAGTTCAGCCGCGGCTCCCCGAGCAGCAAGCCCAAAGTTTTCACGTGTGAAGTTTGTGGAAAG GTATTTAATGCACATTATAACTTAACTCGCCATATGCCGGTGCACACGGGAGCCAGACCCTTTGTTTGCAAAGTTTGCGGGAAGGGCTTCAGGCAGGCGAGCACGCTCTGCCGGCACAAGATCATCCACACCCAG GAAAAGCCACACAAGTGCAACCAGTGCGGCAAAGCCTTTAACCGGAGCTCGACCCTGAACACACACACGCGAATACACGCCGGCTACAAACCTTTTGTCTGTGAATTTTGTGGCAAAGGATTTCACCAGAAAG GCAATTACAAAAACCACAAGCTGACTCACAGCGGGGAGAAGCAGTTCAAGTGCAATATCTGCAACAAGGCTTTCCACCAGGTGTACAACCTGACCTTCCACATGCACACCCACAACGACAAGAAGCCCTTCACCTGCCCCACCTGCGGCAAAGGCTTCTGCAGGAACTTTGACCTCAAGAAACACGTCCGCAAGCTGCACGACAGCGCCCTGGGactgccccggccccccgccgaGCTGGGGGGGCCCGaccagccgccccccccccgggccgctGCTGCAGGGCCCGCCGCCGCTCCAGCCgtgagggagggggggggccgccAGCGGGGAGCGCCGCTCCGCCGGTGggagcccccgccgccgcccgcccgcctctTTGCATGCACCTGTTAA